From the Mangifera indica cultivar Alphonso chromosome 10, CATAS_Mindica_2.1, whole genome shotgun sequence genome, one window contains:
- the LOC123227937 gene encoding zinc finger protein ZAT11-like, with translation MKRAFRDSTEVDSLTMANCLMFLSHGRDLEAMVNSMPSTTSRVFECKTCNRQFPSFQALGGHRASHKKPRLMEGNLESQSPVKPKTHECSICGLEFTIGQALGGHMRRHRAGGLNNENLQPALSFSGEVKKANSSRVLCLDLNLTPHENDLELFKLGNKSVPMVNCFL, from the coding sequence ATGAAGAGGGCTTTTCGAGATTCAACAGAGGTCGATAGCTTAACCATGGCCAACTGCTTGATGTTTCTCTCACACGGACGCGATTTGGAAGCCATGGTTAACAGCATGCCTTCAACCACAAGCCGTGTCTTCGAGTGCAAGACCTGCAACCGGCAGTTCCCGTCGTTTCAAGCGCTGGGAGGCCACCGGGCGAGCCACAAGAAGCCGAGATTGATGGAGGGAAACCTCGAGAGCCAGTCGCCGGTTAAACCCAAAACGCACGAGTGCTCCATATGCGGGCTCGAGTTCACCATCGGCCAAGCCTTGGGCGGTCACATGAGGAGACACAGAGCCGGTGGGTTGAATAATGAGAATCTGCAGCCGGCTTTGAGTTTCAGTGGTGAAGTGAAGAAAGCTAATAGCAGCAGGGTTTTGTGCTTGGACTTAAACTTGACTCCACATGAGAATGATTTGGAGCTGTTTAAACTTGGTAACAAATCTGTTCCCATGGTTAATTGCTTCTTGTAA